From a region of the Salinispira pacifica genome:
- a CDS encoding ectoine synthase: MIVRNLKEAESGNRRIVSPDGNWESTRMLLKDDNMGFSFHITTIYKDADFYMHYQNHLESVYCMSGRGEVETLDDGKRYPIEAGTLYILDKHDRHILRAFEEMKMACVFNPPLTGKEVHNKEGAYELEAETISS; encoded by the coding sequence ATGATTGTACGGAACCTGAAAGAAGCAGAATCCGGGAACAGAAGAATTGTGTCTCCTGACGGCAACTGGGAAAGCACCCGGATGCTCCTGAAAGATGACAATATGGGCTTTTCTTTCCACATCACCACCATATACAAGGATGCGGACTTTTATATGCATTATCAGAATCATCTGGAGTCCGTGTACTGCATGTCCGGCCGGGGGGAAGTGGAAACCCTGGATGACGGGAAACGATATCCCATAGAAGCCGGAACCCTGTATATCCTTGATAAACACGACAGGCACATTCTCAGAGCGTTTGAAGAAATGAAAATGGCATGTGTGTTCAACCCTCCACTGACAGGGAAAGAGGTGCACAATAAAGAAGGCGCCTACGAGCTTGAGGCGGAAACCATTTCATCTTAG
- the ectB gene encoding diaminobutyrate--2-oxoglutarate transaminase — translation MKIFDEIESEVQSYARSFPRVFTKAQGEYVYDNEGKRYLDFLAGAGTLNYGHNNPLFKKELMDYIQQDGITHGLDLHTKAKGEFMEAFNEIILKPRGLEYILQFPGPTGTNAVEAALKLARNVTGRENIISFTNGFHGVSLGSLATTGNSHHRGAAGVSLNGSSRLPYDRYLGDDIDTTHYLDKVLSDSSSGIDLPAAVIVETVQGEGGINAASAEWLRNLELVCRKHDVLLIVDDIQSGCGRTGDYFSFEDSGIKPDIVTLSKSLGGFGLPFAMVMIRPDLDQWKPGEHNGTFRGNNHAFVTAKAAIEHYWRDDSFSKDIKRKGDYVAKRLDAIVEKYGEGNFTSKGRGMFRGINCINGEIAGKITHKAFKKGLIIETSGADDQVVKFLCPLVISDENLKAGLDIVEEAVKQVCAAEDSIPEETDYFDDERAIS, via the coding sequence ATGAAGATTTTTGACGAGATTGAATCGGAAGTTCAGTCATATGCCAGGTCCTTTCCCAGAGTATTCACCAAAGCACAGGGTGAATATGTGTACGACAATGAGGGGAAGCGCTACCTCGATTTTCTTGCGGGTGCGGGAACCCTGAACTATGGGCATAATAATCCTCTCTTTAAAAAAGAGCTGATGGATTACATCCAGCAGGACGGTATCACCCATGGTCTGGACCTCCATACCAAGGCCAAAGGTGAGTTCATGGAAGCATTTAATGAAATCATTCTGAAACCCAGAGGTCTGGAATACATTCTCCAGTTTCCCGGGCCCACCGGAACCAATGCCGTAGAGGCTGCGCTGAAACTGGCAAGAAATGTGACTGGCCGGGAAAACATTATCTCTTTCACCAACGGGTTCCACGGGGTGAGTCTGGGATCCCTAGCAACAACCGGTAACTCCCACCACCGTGGTGCTGCCGGGGTGAGTCTCAACGGCAGTTCTCGTCTGCCTTATGACAGATATCTGGGAGATGATATCGACACAACGCATTATCTTGACAAGGTTCTTTCAGATTCCAGCAGCGGTATCGACCTGCCTGCAGCGGTGATAGTTGAAACCGTTCAGGGTGAAGGGGGAATCAACGCTGCCAGCGCAGAATGGCTTAGAAATCTCGAGCTTGTATGCCGAAAGCATGATGTTCTCCTGATTGTTGATGATATACAGTCAGGCTGTGGACGAACCGGGGATTACTTCAGTTTTGAAGATTCGGGCATCAAGCCTGACATTGTTACTCTTTCCAAATCCCTGGGAGGATTCGGACTCCCGTTCGCCATGGTGATGATCCGTCCCGATCTGGACCAGTGGAAGCCCGGCGAACATAACGGTACCTTCCGCGGAAACAACCATGCTTTTGTAACCGCCAAGGCAGCCATAGAACATTACTGGAGAGATGACAGTTTCAGCAAGGATATTAAACGCAAGGGTGATTATGTTGCCAAGCGACTGGATGCCATTGTTGAAAAATACGGTGAGGGCAATTTCACATCCAAGGGACGGGGTATGTTCCGCGGGATTAATTGCATAAACGGTGAAATCGCCGGAAAAATCACCCACAAAGCCTTCAAAAAGGGGCTGATCATTGAAACCAGCGGTGCAGACGATCAGGTTGTGAAGTTCCTCTGTCCTCTGGTTATCTCCGACGAAAATCTGAAGGCCGGCCTGGATATTGTTGAGGAAGCGGTAAAACAGGTATGTGCGGCTGAAGACAGCATTCCCGAAGAAACAGATTACTTTGACGATGAGAGGGCTATTTCATGA
- the ectA gene encoding diaminobutyrate acetyltransferase: MPEATDGSRVYDLVAASPPLDQNSMYANLLQCSHFAGTSAVAESDNRLLGSLSAYLIPGREDTLFVWQVAVHEDARGMGMASRMIDHILSRPLCSGVRFIETTITRDNGASRKLFASIARRRKCEIAETEFFTKERHFDGRHDSEFLFRIGPFA; this comes from the coding sequence ATGCCTGAGGCAACAGATGGAAGCAGAGTGTATGACCTTGTGGCGGCGTCTCCGCCCCTGGATCAGAACTCCATGTATGCCAATCTCCTTCAGTGCAGTCATTTTGCCGGAACATCCGCGGTGGCCGAATCGGACAACAGACTGCTCGGCAGTCTCAGCGCATACCTGATTCCCGGCAGGGAAGATACGCTGTTTGTCTGGCAGGTTGCTGTGCATGAAGATGCCCGAGGCATGGGGATGGCTTCACGAATGATCGACCATATTCTTTCCCGGCCGCTATGCTCGGGTGTACGGTTTATCGAAACTACAATCACCAGGGATAACGGCGCATCGAGAAAACTGTTCGCATCCATCGCCCGACGGCGAAAATGCGAAATTGCTGAAACGGAATTTTTCACCAAAGAACGCCATTTCGACGGAAGACACGATTCGGAGTTTCTGTTCCGCATCGGTCCTTTCGCCTGA
- a CDS encoding PP2C family protein-serine/threonine phosphatase, which yields MNQQPSLVCVDDEEQIRKALRRELESWLNRQGWNFHACSGGEEALELLASNSNTAILLSDLKMPGMSGSTLVQMVADRYPEVVTMLLSGYSDVQEISHSIRAGISAFIQKPWDNSSLKAEIARAITLYNIKKQNREYRSYLEEEILWTKRIQNILLENSVDEDIPVLASLTYLPMDSTRCGGDMYWIRRLKNDKFLVALADVSAQGVKGTYFAARLKQIADRIHKNKPALLSSPDHYLSEINNQLYEKNLELPDLLVALQVLVFDINASTLHYANAGHLPFFHISEGEIHSEHLTSPGLGYKPGITYRERLIGLKPGDRIIMHTDGLLKDSNSGVAHNSQSLIKLIPDHKGEDWVNLFIDGVKNTREQRRFWDDVTVIDLQVE from the coding sequence ATGAACCAACAGCCAAGCCTTGTATGCGTCGATGATGAAGAGCAGATCAGAAAAGCCCTGAGGCGGGAACTGGAGTCCTGGCTGAACCGTCAGGGCTGGAACTTTCATGCCTGTTCCGGTGGTGAAGAGGCCCTGGAACTGCTTGCCTCGAATTCCAACACGGCGATTCTCCTCAGCGATCTGAAAATGCCCGGAATGTCCGGCTCAACCCTGGTGCAAATGGTTGCTGACCGCTATCCCGAAGTGGTTACCATGCTTCTGTCCGGGTATTCTGATGTTCAGGAAATCAGTCACAGCATTCGGGCGGGGATATCCGCCTTCATCCAAAAACCCTGGGACAATTCTTCACTGAAAGCCGAAATCGCCCGGGCCATTACCCTGTATAATATCAAGAAGCAAAACCGGGAGTACCGCAGCTATCTGGAAGAAGAAATACTATGGACCAAGCGGATTCAAAATATCCTTCTGGAGAACAGCGTTGATGAAGATATTCCCGTTCTTGCATCGTTGACTTACCTGCCTATGGATTCCACCCGCTGCGGTGGGGACATGTACTGGATTCGCCGTCTGAAGAATGACAAATTTCTGGTTGCGCTGGCGGATGTATCTGCTCAGGGGGTGAAGGGCACATATTTTGCTGCCAGGCTGAAACAGATAGCTGATAGAATTCACAAGAATAAACCCGCACTGTTATCAAGTCCCGACCATTACCTAAGCGAAATAAATAATCAGTTGTATGAGAAGAATCTTGAGCTCCCGGATCTGCTGGTAGCCCTACAGGTTCTGGTGTTTGACATCAATGCTTCCACGCTCCATTATGCCAATGCGGGGCATCTTCCGTTTTTTCATATCAGTGAAGGAGAAATTCACTCCGAGCATCTCACATCACCGGGCCTGGGTTACAAGCCCGGAATTACCTACCGGGAGCGTCTCATCGGCCTGAAGCCAGGTGACAGAATTATCATGCACACGGACGGTCTTCTCAAAGACAGCAATTCCGGGGTTGCCCATAACTCTCAAAGTCTGATCAAGCTCATACCCGACCACAAAGGGGAGGACTGGGTGAACCTGTTTATCGACGGGGTAAAAAATACCCGGGAACAGCGGCGGTTCTGGGACGATGTTACCGTAATTGATCTGCAGGTGGAGTAG
- a CDS encoding cold-shock protein, with protein sequence MEQGTVKWFNETKGFGFISREGGNDIFVHHTGIVADGFRTLREGATVEFQVEESEKGPRAVSVREL encoded by the coding sequence ATGGAACAAGGTACCGTAAAATGGTTTAACGAAACCAAGGGTTTCGGATTTATCAGCAGAGAAGGCGGAAATGACATTTTCGTACATCACACTGGAATTGTAGCAGACGGCTTTCGGACTCTTCGTGAGGGCGCAACCGTTGAGTTTCAGGTAGAAGAAAGCGAAAAGGGCCCCCGGGCCGTTTCCGTACGGGAACTCTAA
- a CDS encoding ABC transporter permease — protein MIKGSAGKQAGLGSWALRGNLLRAGFIILTAVYILLPGFQEAVLSLLYPGENQFLHSRVSLARMTLIHMGLTAGATLLSVGAGVILGVTVTRRGGKDFQTMLKRINGFIQTFPPSAVIILAFPFLGFGWEPTMLALFLYSLFPVVGNTIVGFQSIRPGILDAARGMGMNESQRLFIVEMPQALPLIFTGIRHAFILNLGTAAIGAVIGAGGLGTIIISGLTLQNSALVLSGTIVTIALAFGGEMLINRVESLLSKGAAGSSGR, from the coding sequence ATGATAAAAGGATCAGCGGGAAAACAAGCAGGACTTGGATCCTGGGCGTTGCGGGGAAATTTACTCCGGGCGGGTTTTATAATCCTGACGGCGGTGTACATTCTCTTACCCGGCTTTCAGGAAGCTGTGCTCTCACTGCTGTATCCCGGGGAAAACCAGTTTCTCCACAGCAGAGTGAGTCTGGCGCGAATGACCCTCATCCATATGGGATTAACGGCGGGAGCGACTCTGCTGTCGGTGGGCGCAGGGGTGATCCTGGGGGTGACGGTTACACGGCGAGGCGGGAAAGATTTTCAGACCATGCTGAAGCGGATTAACGGGTTTATCCAGACCTTTCCTCCGTCGGCAGTAATTATTCTTGCCTTTCCCTTCCTGGGTTTCGGATGGGAGCCCACAATGCTTGCTCTGTTTCTGTATTCCCTTTTCCCGGTGGTCGGCAACACAATAGTGGGGTTTCAGAGTATTCGCCCGGGAATTCTCGATGCGGCCAGGGGCATGGGGATGAATGAATCCCAGCGTCTTTTTATTGTGGAAATGCCCCAGGCTCTGCCGTTAATTTTCACAGGCATCCGCCATGCTTTTATATTGAATCTGGGGACTGCGGCAATAGGTGCGGTGATCGGCGCCGGCGGTCTGGGCACCATCATCATCAGCGGATTGACTCTTCAGAACTCTGCCCTGGTGCTTTCGGGAACCATTGTCACCATTGCACTTGCATTCGGCGGTGAAATGCTCATTAACAGGGTTGAATCTCTTCTTTCCAAAGGCGCAGCAGGAAGCTCCGGAAGATAA